The genomic stretch CTAAAAGTTATGTTGGTCGTCTTGCATTGGAGTTAGCTGGTGACATTAGGCGCCTTGGTTGAGATACCCCTATAGTTCTGTTTTACAGGAGGTTTTTACTACGAGACGGATTTAATGTTTAAAGGGATGTTCAGTACGGTTCTTATAGTatctctttatctttttatcTGCTCTATTTAGAATGCATTGCGATTCATTGGGTCTGCGGGCTTGTAAACAATATAACGCTGGACTACCCAAGTTTGGGAAAtaggaacaagaaaacaaaggaaaaaggaaaatctcAAGCAAGAGTGAGACTAAGAGGAATGACTGTGGCTCTCGGGGGAAAATACCgctgttgttggtgttgttgttcgAACTGCGGCTTTATTTAATAATGGTTGATGATCTTCCCCGACAACTTGTCAATTCCTCTCGCACTTGACATCCCCCCTTCTCATCACCAACACATTTCGTGTTTCGGTGACCTGCTTTCacacccccccccctcctcccaccaAAAAAGCCGTTTGTAACAAAAGCATGTCCTGGTCATGACCAGCAAGAATGAAGACCCGGGGTCTTCACAGACTACCTCCACTCCCGCGAACGACACCATGAGCTCCAAGACCGGTGCGCGACGTCTCCCTCCGCCCGAGAAATCCGAGGCTATCCAGACCCGGTTTAAGGTCATTGCCGCCTTTTGGGCCGTCATTATCTTCCTGGGGTTTCCGATATGGTGGAAGACGACATCAATCTACCGGGCCCGACTGCCCATCCAAGACATGGTGGAGTGGGCAGATGGAAAGGTACTTTACCGCGCATCCACCCTCGCTGATACAGTGTACCAATCCTGACTGATTACCGCTCTACAGACCTGTCGTCCAGTTTTTCCCTTGGAAATTCACTTTGAAACACCGTCCCTGCCAGAGTCGGAGGCACACCATCTCTTGCGCACGACTCAGCACACTCTCGATGATCTCAACGAATTCTCCGCTCATCACCTTCGCCTGAAGCTGTCAGAAGAGAACAGCGTCGCTATCCATGAAGATATACTAGAACAACCGCAGCCTGCACTGGGTGGAAAAGCCGATACTGCGTTAGTGGTTCGACTGTTGCCTCAGGAGGATTTGGCGGCACCTCGGTCAGAGCTTCATCCGGACACGACCCGGCTCGACGTATATTACCCCCCAAGCCAGATCCCGCCGCCTTCTGCGTCAAACCCGCCCTTATCAGCTTATATCGCTGGAGAATTACAAAATCTATTcacagaagaaaaggccatCATTGCGCAGGTATTATCCGACAACAATGTCGGGGGTGCAATCACACccacttcttcctcgtcgaatAATCAACAGCAGCCTTCCGCCATTCTCAATTCCATCTCTCCACAACTTGCGGAGAGCATCACCAGGCGTCTGCGAAGGTCTATGAAATATGCGGAAACGTATCACCTAGCCTTTTCTCTGTTTACCCCGGGATCCGAACCTTCCTCTTGGGACGTCAAGACCGCGGTGGAAGAGTACATATCACCGCTCCTGCAGGCTTTCGCGCCCATAAGCAATTTTACTGTTGATACCCAAGTTCAGCTCTACGCGACCTCTGCTCCGACTGCACCACTGCCTGTGTATGACGAAACACAAGCCGCATGGACgctgaagaaagaagatctcaGCGCTTTCATCAACGCAGCTGAATGGCCCTTAAGCCCAAGTATCGGAAGTGGACCGACCATCAACTTCATTCTTTACGTTCCTGCGCCGTCACAGTCTCCCATGGTCGTGAAGGAGAGCAGTGCAACTAGCTGGATCATTCCGCAGTGGGGTGGTGTCTTCCTTTTAAACCATCCTCTGTCGACTGCAGATCATtcatccaatccaccacACCTGTCTCAGGAGGCTCTTCGTCCCGCATTCCTAACTTTCTCCCATCAACTCCTCACTCTTCTCGGCGCTCCCGCCACGCCAGCGTCTCTTCCCTTCCGCCTCCAAACCCTCATCCGGATCCGTGCTGccactctccttctctccgccTCGTCGACCATGGGCTCCCTTGCCCGTCTGACCGAAtcccttccttccattcctatCCCAGCTAATGTAGCGACATCCGTATCAACGACTCTGTCACATCTCGCATCCACATGTGAGCATCTCCGCGAAGGTCGTTTCCAAGCGGCTCTAGCGGACGCTCGGGTGGCCGAGACTGAAGCAGAGCGCAGCTTCTTTGAAAAGAGCATGGTGGGCCAGGTTTATTTTCCCGATGAACATAAGGTGGCTGTTTATCTGCCCTTATTGGGCCCGGTTGGTGTCCCTCTTATCGTAGGGCTTCTAAAGGAAGTTAAGAGGATTGTTACTGGTCTGAAGGccaaaaagcaacaaacCTAGGCTTTGCCTTGCTATCTAATTGTATAATAACAGAGCCTTTCTCTTTGAATATGAGTTTCTCTTTCGATCATGGGCTATTACGGGTCGATATGTCAACTGACAAGGGGCAAAGGGTTATGCCTCAGGTACCGCGGGATTGTAACGAAGCAAGCTAAACTGCTAGAGTAAGCTAAAGCATTTGGATAGAAATCAACTTCAGACACTAGTGCGCCTTATCTATACGCTAAGAGAAGGCATAcatgaggagagaaaaaacGATAGGCAAAAGAAACACCAGATTATTATACGTTCTGTGGCGTTTGTAAGTTGGTTCTACTCGCTTCAGGAGACTCGGCTACCTTGAAGCATGGATCGCCTTTTTGATTCATGAATCCGACCCGGTCAAACATCTCCACAAAGCCCTTGTCCGGTTCCATAGAAATGTAATGCCCCCGTTTCTGCGTCCCTGTCCCTGGAAGCCCACCTGGAGGGGTGTATACCTTGATGCTTTCGGTGCTAGGTTGCCGTCTGGCCTGCGGCGGTGGAGTGATGGGTACCTTGGGTATATTATCCAGGTTATGGATGACGGTTTTGGGGGTTGAGCCGAATAGACTCTTCACTCTGGTCCCTGTGCGGTGGAGCACTGAGCGTGAGGAGCTCCGGTGAGATcgaccaaggaggaagtcAGTGCGGTAGGAGCTCTCTTCGGATGGAATGGGATGAGATATACTGAATGGTGTACTGTTGTATACGCTA from Aspergillus oryzae RIB40 DNA, chromosome 1 encodes the following:
- the PIG-S gene encoding GPI-anchor transamidase GPI17 (GPI transamidase complex, GPI17/PIG-S component, involved in glycosylphosphatidylinositol anchor biosynthesis), with the protein product MTSKNEDPGSSQTTSTPANDTMSSKTGARRLPPPEKSEAIQTRFKVIAAFWAVIIFLGFPIWWKTTSIYRARLPIQDMVEWADGKTCRPVFPLEIHFETPSLPESEAHHLLRTTQHTLDDLNEFSAHHLRLKLSEENSVAIHEDILEQPQPALGGKADTALVVRLLPQEDLAAPRSELHPDTTRLDVYYPPSQIPPPSASNPPLSAYIAGELQNLFTEEKAIIAQVLSDNNVGGAITPTSSSSNNQQQPSAILNSISPQLAESITRRLRRSMKYAETYHLAFSLFTPGSEPSSWDVKTAVEEYISPLLQAFAPISNFTVDTQVQLYATSAPTAPLPVYDETQAAWTLKKEDLSAFINAAEWPLSPSIGSGPTINFILYVPAPSQSPMVVKESSATSWIIPQWGGVFLLNHPLSTADHSSNPPHLSQEALRPAFLTFSHQLLTLLGAPATPASLPFRLQTLIRIRAATLLLSASSTMGSLARLTESLPSIPIPANVATSVSTTLSHLASTCEHLREGRFQAALADARVAETEAERSFFEKSMVGQVYFPDEHKVAVYLPLLGPVGVPLIVGLLKEVKRIVTGLKAKKQQT